Within Streptomyces sp. NBC_00704, the genomic segment ACGATGTCGAGGAAGGCGCCCTCGTCGACGATGTCCGCGAACGCGCGCAGCTGGAAGCAGGTGCGGGCCAGTTCGCCGGTCAGGCGGACCGGGCCGAGCGCGGTCTCCGCGTCGGCCACCTCGACGAGGGTGTCCCTGGCCGCCTGGAGCCGGTCGGCGGCGGAGCGCAGGAAGGCGGCGCGGACGGTACGGTCCGCGAGGGAGCCGCGCGCTTCACGGGCGGCACGGACGACGGCGTCGACCTCCTGGGCCGTGGCCTCCACCGCAACCTGTTCACGCTGCTTCCCGGTTCGGGGGTCGACACTCCAGACTGGTGCTGCTGCCACCGCGGGTCCCTCCACGTTTGGTACTGGCTCACCCATCAGGGCCGTTCGATATACTGAACGCTGTCTCTGATGATGAATATGCTGTCGGAGCGTATTTCCCGTCGAACGAAGGGGTCAAGGGCGATGTCGGCTGTCGAGACGGGGGGCGGAGCGCAGGTCAAGTCCGCGGTGCGGACGGTTGAGCTGCTGGAATACTTCGCCGGCCGCCCCGGAATGCACTCCCTCGCGTCGGTCCAGGAGGCCGTCGGGTACCCCAAGTCGAGCCTCTACATGCTGCTGCGCACCCTGGTGGATCTGGGCTGGGTGGAGACGGACGCGACGGGCACGCGCTACGGCATCGGAGTGCGCGCGCTGCTCGTCGGCACCTCCTACATCGACGGCGACGAGGTGGTCGCGGCCGCCCGCCCGACCCTGGACCGGCTCTCGGACGACACCACCGAGACCATCCACCTGGCCCGGCTCGACGGGACCAACGTCGTCTACCTCGCCACCCGCCAGTCGCAGCACTATCTGCGCCCCTTCACCCGGGTCGGCCGCCGGCTGCCCGCGCACTCCACCTCGCTCGGCAAGGCGCTGCTGAGCACCTACTCCGACGAGCAGGTCCGCAAGATGCTGCCGGAGTCGCTGCCCGCGCTCACCGAGCACACCATCACGGACCGCGAGAAGCTCATCGAGGAGCTGCACCAGATCCGCGAGCAGGGCTTCTCGGTGGACCGCGAGGAGAACACGCTGGGGCTGCGCTGCTTCGGCGTGGCCATCCCGTACCGCACGCCGGCCAGGGACGCGATCAGCTGCTCGGTGCCGGTGGCGCGGCTCACGCCCGCCCACGAGCAGATGGTCAAGGACGCGCTGTTCGACGCGCGCGACCGCCTCACGCTGGCCACCCGGCGGCTGTGAGACCGGGGCCCGGACAGGGGGACGTAGGCTCGGGGCATGCCGATCGCCCTGCGCCGGGTCCACGACAGCGATCTGCCGGTGTTCTTCCGGCAGATGAACGACCCCGAGTCCCTCGTGATGGCCGCCTTCACCCCGAAGGACCCGGCCGACCGGGACGCCTTCGACGCCCACTGGCGGCGCGTGCGCGCCTCGTCCGACGTGCCGCGCACGATCCTCGCCGACGGTGACGTCGTCGGCAGCGCGGCGGTCTACGGGCCGCCCGGCGAACGCGAGGTGACCTACTGGGTGGACCGGGCGTACTGGGGCCGGGGCATCGCCACCCAGGCCCTGTCGGCCCTGCTCGCCGAGGTCCCGGAGCGCCCGCTGTTCGCGCGGGCGGCGGCCGACAACGCCGGTTCGCTGCGCGTCCTGGAGAAGTGCGGATTCCGGCCCACCGCCCGGGCCGTCGGCTTCGCGAACGCGCGCGGCCGGGACACCGAGGAGATCGTGCTGCGGCTGGAGAGCTGAGCCCGCCCCGGATGAGGAGTCGATGAGAACCCCGGCCGGACGGGAACGATCTGCTCCGTTCCGTTCGTCTTCTGATCGCAATGAACAAGACGATCAGGCGCGCGTCGGTCTTCGCGCTGCTGCTGGTGTTCGCCCTGCTGCTCCGGGCGACCTGGGTGCAGTTCTACGAAGGCCGGGCGCTCGCGGACGACAAGGGCAACCGGCGCAACGCGATCGAGACGTACGCGGAGCCGCTCGGGAACATCGTGGTGGCCGGAAAGGCGGTCACCGGCTCGGCGGCCACCTCGGGCGGCGACCTCAGGTACAAGCGCACGTACACGGACGGCGGGCTGTACGCGGCGGTCACCGGGTACGCCTCGCAGGCCTATGCGCCGACCCAGCTGGAGGGGATCTACGCCGACGTCCTCAACGGCACGGACACCCGGCTGAAGACGGTGCTGGACACGGTCACGAACCAGCGCGCCGATCCGGGTGACGTGATCACGACCATCGACCCCCGGGTGCAGAAGGCGGGGTACGACGCCCTCGGCGGCAAGAAGGGCGCGGCCGTGGCCATCGACCCGAAGACGGGGCAGATCCTCGCCGTCGTGTCGACGCCGTCGTACGACCCCTCGTCGCTGACCGACGCGGGCACCGCCGGGCCGGCCTGGAAGAAGCTGACGTCGGACCCCGACAAGCCTCTCGTCAACCGGGCCCTGCGGCAGCCGCTGGCCCCGGGCTCCACGTTCAAGCTGGTGGTGGCCGCGGCCGCGCTGGAGGACGGCCTGTACACGTCGGTCGACGTGAAGACCGACAGCGAGGACCCGTACACGCTGCCGGGCACACGGACGCCCCTGAAGAACGAGAACGCCTCCGCGCCCTGCACGGACGCCACGATCCGGGTCGCGTTGCAGTACTCCTGCAACAACGTCTTCGCGCACATGGCGGTCCAGCTCGGCCAGGACAAGCTGAAGGCGATGGCCGACCGGTTCGGTTTCGACGACGACAGCCTGGACGTCCCGGTGCGGGCGTACGCGAGCGTGTACCCGTCCGGCATGGACGAGTCGTCCACGGCGCTGACCGGCATCGGGCAGTTCGACGTGACGGCGACCCCGCTCCAGATGGCCATGGTGTCGGCCGCGATCGCCGACGACGGCGAGCTGGTCTCGCCGCACATGGTCGCGCAGGTCACCGACGGCGGCGGGAACGTGCTGAAGGACTACGACGACGACGCGTCGCGCACGCGGATCGTCAGCTCCGCCACCGCGGAGCAACTGCGGTCGGCGATGCGGACGGTCGTCGAGAAGGGCACGGGCACGAACGCGCTCATCGACGGCGTCACCGTCGGCGGCAAGACGGGCACGGCTCAGAACGGCGAGAACAACAGCAAGGCCCCCTACGCCTGGTTCACCTCGTACGGCACGTCCGACTCCTCGGGCGAGCAGGTCGCCGTGGCGGTCGTGGTCGAGCAGTCGGACGCCGCGCGCTCCGAGGTCAGCGGCAACGGGCTGGCCGCGCCCGTCGCGAAGGCCATGATGCGGGCGGCGCTGAGGAAGTAGCGCGCTCCCCCGTTGAACCGGTTCCGGGTTCCCGCCGTGTCACGGAATCGGGGTCCGAAGGCGTTCGATCAGCCACATGACGTTCGAACCCCCGTACCAGAGCGGCCCGTGGAGCACTGCTACGCTTCCCGGTCTCGCCCCGTCCACCTCCTCGGGGCATCCCCATGTCATTCACATGACGCGCACAGGCACACCGAGAAGAGGTCACCCGTGGGCACAGTCGTCGACGACGCCGCCTCGGTGGAGTTCCACGCCTTCTTCGACCGCCACTACGCCGAACTGTCGCGCCTGGCCCACCTCCTGACCGGGGAGGCCGACGCGGCCGACGACCTGGCGGCGGACGCGCTCCTCGCGCTGTGGCACCGCTGGGACCGGGTGCGGGCGGCCGACCATCCGGTGGCCTACGCCCGCGGCGTCGTCGCCAACCTCGCCCGCACCCGCATCCGCAGCGCGGTGCGCGAGCGGCGCAGGGTCGCGCTGTTCTGGTCGCAACGGGAGGAGAGGACGGAGAACCCGGACGTCGCCGGCGTCGTGGACGTGCAGTCGGCGCTGCGTGGACTCCCGTTCCGCAAACGGGCCTGTGTGGTGCTGCGGCACGCCTTCGACCTCTCGGAGAAGGACACGGCGCTCGCCCTCGGGGTCTCGGTCGGTACGGTGAAGAGCCAGACCTCCAAGGGGATGGCCGAGCTGCAGAAGCTGCTCGGCGGCAAGGGAAGAGCGCTCAAGGTGCCCGCCATGGTGCGCACCGGTGAGGCCTCGGCCTCGGGAAGGGACCGATGACGATGCAGCGGGACGTGCACGACGAGCTGCGCGCCCGGTTGCACGGAGCGGTCGAGGCGCACGAGCCCGACCGGGCGCGCATCCTGGCCCGGGTCGAGCGCGGCATGGCGGGATCCGGGGAGAGGCAGCGGTCGGACCACCGGGCGACCCGGCCGCCCCTGTGGAGCTGGACCCGGATCGTGGGCGCCACCGCCGCCGTCGCGGGCATGCTCGCGGCCGGCGGGTACGCGGTGGCGTCCGCCGTGCGGAGCGAGCCCCCGGCGCGGGAGACGGTGGCCGTCTCCCCGCCGCCGTCGGGCTCCCCCGACGCCACGAGCCGTCCGCCCGCCTCGCCGAGCGCCACGCCGAGCGCCGGGGGCGGCACGCACCACCCGGCCGGGCCGGGCGCCACGCCGTCGAGGAGCGCCCCGGCGACGCCCTCCGCCCCCGCGGCCACGCTGCTGCCGGCGACCGACGACGAGAGCGACGGCCCGCTGTGGTCGGACGGCTCGGTCGACCCGCACAGCAACGACTTCTGGGCGCAGAGCAACGTCACGCTGAAGACGTCCGAGCGGCTCACGCGCCTGACGGTGCAGCTGAAGGTGGCGCAGACCGGCGGCGTCTCCCCGGCGGGCGCCTGGCGTTCGCTGCCGGAGGACGACTTCACGTTCACGGCGGCCGAGCGGGACGGGTTCCTCGTCTACACCTGGGTGCTCAAGGACGGCCGGACGGTTCCCGAGGGCGAGTGGGTGTTCGCCGGGCAGTACGACCACGCCCGCGGCGGCCGGGACGCGAGGAAGGACGCCTACGTGGTCGCGGGCCGGGGGGACGGCGGGCAGACCTCCGTGGGCGGCGACTTCGCCCGCCACGAAGACCGCGACTGAGCGAGCCGTGCGGGGGACCGGACGGCCCCCCGCACACCGCCTCAGCCGACGAAGTACGTCGGGTTCGGCAGCTTGTACCCGCGGTCGGCGTGGCCGCCGTCGAGGTCGGAGTACTGGTCGCCGAAGTTGGCGATGATGTCGTACCCGAGGTCGTCCTCGATGTGCTTGCGGGTGCCGGCCTTGTACTGGACGGTGGTGCAGGTCCAGGTGCCCGGGGTGGCGCAGGCGCTCAGGTAGGACGGCGGCGCGGCCGCGTTCTTGAGGAACATGTGGCCGGCGTCCAGGTTGACGTCGGCGCCGACCTTCTTCAGGTTCTCGACGGCGGCGGCGCGCTGCGCCTCGTTGAGGCCCGAGTTGTAGAAGACCTCGACGCCCTTCTTCTCCGCGTACCGCACCAGCTCGGGGCTGCCGAAGACGGCCGGGCGGTCGGCCTTGTTCACGTAGGCCGCCCAACTGGCGGAGTTGTAGGTGTAGTTGTACCTCTTCTCGTAGTCGAGGCTGAGCAGCAGCGTGTCGTCGATGTCGAAGACGACCGCGGGCCGGTGGTGCCCCCGGACCGCCTTGCGGGCGGCCTGGTCGATGTACTTCCGCGCGGCCTTGTCGATGCTCGCGAGGTCCTTGGCGTACGGGCTCGCCGGCGACGCCTGGTACACGCCGTCGGCGTCCGCCGCGGTGCCGTAGTAGGTGTCGATGTCCTTCACCAGGAGCCCGATGTTGTAGGGCTCGTGCGTGGAGTCGGCCGTGGACTGGTGGGCCGTGGCCGCACCGGCGCCGTACAGGGCGGCGCCGGCGACGGC encodes:
- a CDS encoding SigE family RNA polymerase sigma factor; translation: MGTVVDDAASVEFHAFFDRHYAELSRLAHLLTGEADAADDLAADALLALWHRWDRVRAADHPVAYARGVVANLARTRIRSAVRERRRVALFWSQREERTENPDVAGVVDVQSALRGLPFRKRACVVLRHAFDLSEKDTALALGVSVGTVKSQTSKGMAELQKLLGGKGRALKVPAMVRTGEASASGRDR
- a CDS encoding HAD family acid phosphatase, giving the protein MHKPLRIAAAAAACAVAGAALYGAGAATAHQSTADSTHEPYNIGLLVKDIDTYYGTAADADGVYQASPASPYAKDLASIDKAARKYIDQAARKAVRGHHRPAVVFDIDDTLLLSLDYEKRYNYTYNSASWAAYVNKADRPAVFGSPELVRYAEKKGVEVFYNSGLNEAQRAAAVENLKKVGADVNLDAGHMFLKNAAAPPSYLSACATPGTWTCTTVQYKAGTRKHIEDDLGYDIIANFGDQYSDLDGGHADRGYKLPNPTYFVG
- a CDS encoding penicillin-binding transpeptidase domain-containing protein yields the protein MNKTIRRASVFALLLVFALLLRATWVQFYEGRALADDKGNRRNAIETYAEPLGNIVVAGKAVTGSAATSGGDLRYKRTYTDGGLYAAVTGYASQAYAPTQLEGIYADVLNGTDTRLKTVLDTVTNQRADPGDVITTIDPRVQKAGYDALGGKKGAAVAIDPKTGQILAVVSTPSYDPSSLTDAGTAGPAWKKLTSDPDKPLVNRALRQPLAPGSTFKLVVAAAALEDGLYTSVDVKTDSEDPYTLPGTRTPLKNENASAPCTDATIRVALQYSCNNVFAHMAVQLGQDKLKAMADRFGFDDDSLDVPVRAYASVYPSGMDESSTALTGIGQFDVTATPLQMAMVSAAIADDGELVSPHMVAQVTDGGGNVLKDYDDDASRTRIVSSATAEQLRSAMRTVVEKGTGTNALIDGVTVGGKTGTAQNGENNSKAPYAWFTSYGTSDSSGEQVAVAVVVEQSDAARSEVSGNGLAAPVAKAMMRAALRK
- a CDS encoding IclR family transcriptional regulator, translating into MSAVETGGGAQVKSAVRTVELLEYFAGRPGMHSLASVQEAVGYPKSSLYMLLRTLVDLGWVETDATGTRYGIGVRALLVGTSYIDGDEVVAAARPTLDRLSDDTTETIHLARLDGTNVVYLATRQSQHYLRPFTRVGRRLPAHSTSLGKALLSTYSDEQVRKMLPESLPALTEHTITDREKLIEELHQIREQGFSVDREENTLGLRCFGVAIPYRTPARDAISCSVPVARLTPAHEQMVKDALFDARDRLTLATRRL
- a CDS encoding GNAT family N-acetyltransferase, with translation MPIALRRVHDSDLPVFFRQMNDPESLVMAAFTPKDPADRDAFDAHWRRVRASSDVPRTILADGDVVGSAAVYGPPGEREVTYWVDRAYWGRGIATQALSALLAEVPERPLFARAAADNAGSLRVLEKCGFRPTARAVGFANARGRDTEEIVLRLES